From the genome of Gemmatimonadota bacterium, one region includes:
- a CDS encoding protein kinase, whose translation MRRAMAFALCGVAVLAATAVWAGEPAGQPVTEESDVYALGMLGYELLTARPGSLGVDHPTAARLWSNRTRISELRGDVDTGLEELIYRCLADKPTHRPTATDVAHELVSATPAESGSTAVVETVDTETVRGLFAEMRKRNVPGFVGAFVAAGAILIGTAEGLTSNGYIPRIAFPLALVFFVVGLPATAVVAWFHGERGPQRASLAEVWLLSGLMFIWIVASLMILMN comes from the coding sequence ATGCGTAGAGCAATGGCGTTTGCGTTGTGCGGAGTGGCCGTTCTGGCGGCGACCGCAGTATGGGCTGGCGAGCCCGCCGGGCAGCCGGTGACGGAGGAGAGTGACGTCTACGCGCTGGGCATGCTGGGATACGAGCTGCTCACGGCGCGTCCGGGAAGCTTGGGGGTCGACCACCCCACAGCTGCCAGGCTGTGGAGCAACCGGACGCGCATCTCGGAGCTGAGGGGCGACGTAGACACCGGGCTCGAGGAGCTCATCTACCGGTGCCTCGCCGACAAGCCCACGCACAGGCCCACCGCGACGGACGTGGCGCACGAGCTCGTCTCGGCGACGCCGGCGGAGTCCGGCTCAACAGCGGTGGTGGAGACGGTGGACACAGAGACAGTCAGAGGTCTCTTCGCGGAGATGAGGAAGCGCAATGTCCCTGGTTTCGTGGGCGCATTCGTGGCTGCAGGGGCGATCCTCATCGGGACAGCCGAGGGTCTGACCAGCAACGGCTACATCCCCAGAATCGCTTTCCCCTTAGCCCTCGTCTTCTTCGTCGTGGGGCTTCCTGCCACGGCGGTAGTGGCGTGGTTCCACGGTGAGAGGGGACCCCAGCGCGCTTCCCTAGCCGAGGTGTGGCTCCTCAGCGGCCTGATGTTCATCTGGATCGTGGCGAGCCTCATGATCCTGATGAACTAG